Proteins from one Amycolatopsis benzoatilytica AK 16/65 genomic window:
- a CDS encoding FAD-binding oxidoreductase: MTHAPETQRRTLTGWGRTAGTVADVLSTRDVEAIARAVASAGPRGVIARGLGRSYGDPAQNAGGLVVDMTVLDRIHSIDPDSGLIDLDAGVSLDKLMREALPYGLWVPVLPGTRQVTIGGAIANDIHGKNHHSAGSFGNHVVSMDLLTADGSVHTLTPDGPESELFWATVAGIGLTGIIVRATIRMKKTETAYFYVDADRTSNLDETLGLFTDGSDLNYDYSMSVPDLISSDSRLGRATFSRGSLATIDQLPPKLRSNPLKFDAPQLLTLPDVFPNGLGNKLTFGLINELWQKTVPKNGARGKIQNLTQFYHPLDMLSEWNRAYGSKGFLQYQFSVPFGAEDKLKEICRVISRSGHYSFLNVFKRMGDANPAPMSWPSPGWMLSVDFPIKNGLSRFCAQMDEMVLASNGRLYTAKDSRTSAETFAKMYPRLEEWRKVRSSVDPEGVFASDMSRRLAL, translated from the coding sequence GTGACCCACGCACCCGAGACACAGCGCCGCACGCTCACCGGCTGGGGCCGCACCGCCGGGACCGTCGCCGACGTGCTGAGCACGCGCGATGTCGAGGCGATCGCCCGCGCCGTCGCTTCCGCAGGCCCGCGCGGGGTCATCGCACGCGGGCTCGGCCGGTCCTACGGGGACCCGGCGCAGAACGCGGGCGGACTGGTCGTCGACATGACCGTGCTCGACCGGATCCACTCGATCGACCCGGACTCCGGTCTGATCGACCTCGACGCCGGAGTGAGCCTCGACAAGCTGATGCGCGAGGCGCTGCCCTACGGCCTGTGGGTCCCGGTGCTGCCGGGCACCCGCCAGGTGACCATCGGCGGCGCGATCGCCAACGACATCCACGGCAAGAACCACCACTCGGCGGGCAGCTTCGGCAACCACGTGGTGTCGATGGATCTGCTGACCGCCGACGGATCCGTGCACACGCTCACCCCGGACGGCCCGGAATCGGAGCTGTTCTGGGCGACAGTCGCCGGAATCGGACTGACCGGCATCATCGTCCGCGCGACGATCCGGATGAAGAAGACCGAGACGGCGTACTTCTACGTGGACGCCGACCGCACGTCGAACCTCGACGAGACGCTCGGGCTCTTCACCGACGGCTCGGACCTGAACTACGACTACTCGATGTCGGTGCCGGACCTGATCTCGTCCGACAGCCGGCTCGGCCGCGCCACCTTCTCCCGCGGCTCGCTCGCCACCATCGACCAGCTGCCGCCGAAGCTGCGGAGCAACCCGCTGAAGTTCGACGCGCCGCAGTTGCTGACGCTGCCGGACGTGTTCCCCAACGGGCTCGGCAACAAGCTGACCTTCGGACTCATCAATGAGCTGTGGCAGAAGACGGTTCCCAAGAACGGCGCGCGCGGCAAGATCCAGAACCTCACGCAGTTCTATCACCCGCTGGACATGCTGAGCGAGTGGAACCGCGCGTACGGCAGCAAGGGCTTCCTGCAGTACCAGTTCTCGGTGCCGTTCGGCGCGGAGGACAAGCTCAAGGAGATCTGCCGGGTGATCTCGCGGTCCGGGCACTACTCGTTCCTGAACGTGTTCAAGCGGATGGGCGACGCGAACCCGGCCCCGATGTCGTGGCCGTCGCCGGGCTGGATGCTGTCGGTCGACTTCCCGATCAAGAACGGGCTGAGCCGGTTCTGCGCGCAGATGGACGAGATGGTCCTCGCTTCGAACGGCAGGCTCTACACCGCGAAGGACTCCCGGACCTCGGCGGAGACGTTCGCGAAGATGTACCCGCGGCTGGAGGAGTGGCGCAAGGTGCGCTCCTCCGTCGACCCCGAAGGCGTTTTCGCCTCTGACATGAGCCGGAGGCTCGCACTGTGA
- a CDS encoding decaprenylphospho-beta-D-erythro-pentofuranosid-2-ulose 2-reductase produces MIDAVGNPQSLLLLGGTSDIALAIAEKYLEEKPLRVVLAARPSARLEDAAQQLKDLGAEVSTVAFDALDTASHPKVLDQAFAGGDIDVAVVAFGLLGDAEEMWQDHAKAVELATVNYTAAVSVGVALSEKLKAQGHGKVIALSSVAGERVRRSNFVYGSTKAGFDGFYLGLGEALAPHGVQVTVVRSGQVTTKMTAGMKDAPLTRTAEQVAEVAVDACRKGKELVWSPSEFRLVMSILRHVPRKIFRKLPV; encoded by the coding sequence GTGATCGACGCGGTCGGTAACCCCCAGTCCCTGCTGCTGCTCGGCGGCACGTCCGACATCGCGCTGGCGATCGCGGAGAAGTACCTCGAGGAGAAGCCGCTGCGGGTCGTGCTCGCCGCCCGTCCGTCGGCGCGGCTGGAGGACGCCGCGCAGCAACTGAAAGACCTCGGTGCCGAGGTGTCCACGGTGGCGTTCGACGCCCTGGACACCGCGTCCCACCCGAAGGTGCTGGACCAGGCGTTCGCCGGCGGCGACATCGACGTGGCGGTGGTCGCGTTCGGTCTGCTCGGCGATGCCGAAGAGATGTGGCAGGACCACGCCAAGGCGGTCGAGCTGGCGACGGTGAACTACACGGCGGCGGTCTCGGTCGGCGTGGCGCTGTCGGAGAAGCTGAAGGCGCAGGGGCACGGCAAGGTCATCGCGCTGTCGTCGGTGGCGGGCGAGCGCGTCCGCCGGTCGAACTTCGTCTACGGCTCGACCAAGGCCGGCTTCGACGGCTTCTACCTCGGCCTCGGCGAGGCCCTGGCGCCGCACGGCGTGCAGGTGACCGTCGTCCGGTCCGGCCAGGTCACCACGAAGATGACCGCCGGGATGAAGGACGCGCCGCTGACCCGGACCGCCGAGCAGGTGGCCGAAGTCGCGGTGGACGCCTGCCGCAAGGGCAAGGAGCTGGTCTGGTCGCCGTCGGAGTTCCGGCTGGTGATGTCGATCCTGCGGCACGTGCCGCGCAAGATCTTCCGCAAGCTGCCGGTCTGA
- a CDS encoding VC0807 family protein, protein MANEFRSALATLIVDLATPVGGYYLLRAFDASPVWALLLSGLPPAVRVLYGLIAHRRVDGIGLLVVAFLAVGLATTLLTGDARLMLVRGAWFSTLAGGWLLASMAIGKYPITYQAARTLLPGRGSRLDAAWDAHPSFRRAWRTLTVAWGVGSLVHSGLSVAMAYTLPVDEVPGLDAGLSVGFFLLLQVITQVLLIREGTLRQVVRPAAAAAGGR, encoded by the coding sequence ATGGCGAACGAGTTCCGCTCCGCACTGGCCACGCTGATCGTCGACTTGGCCACTCCGGTCGGCGGCTACTACCTGCTGCGGGCGTTCGACGCATCGCCGGTGTGGGCGCTGCTGCTGAGCGGCCTGCCGCCGGCCGTGCGCGTGCTGTACGGCCTGATCGCGCACCGCCGGGTGGACGGAATCGGCCTGCTGGTCGTCGCGTTCCTCGCGGTGGGCTTGGCCACCACGCTGCTCACCGGCGATGCCCGCCTGATGCTCGTCCGCGGCGCGTGGTTCAGCACTCTGGCCGGGGGCTGGCTGCTGGCGAGCATGGCCATCGGCAAGTACCCGATCACTTACCAAGCGGCCCGGACCCTGCTGCCCGGCCGCGGTTCGAGGCTGGACGCAGCCTGGGACGCGCACCCGTCGTTCCGGCGGGCGTGGCGGACGTTGACGGTGGCGTGGGGCGTCGGCAGTTTGGTCCACAGTGGACTCAGCGTGGCGATGGCCTACACCTTGCCGGTGGACGAGGTGCCCGGACTGGACGCCGGGTTGTCGGTCGGGTTTTTCCTGCTGCTGCAGGTGATCACCCAGGTGCTGCTGATCCGGGAGGGCACCCTGCGGCAGGTCGTCCGGCCAGCAGCGGCCGCCGCCGGTGGTCGGTGA
- a CDS encoding DUF3558 domain-containing protein translates to MKLRVPLVMLSSALLLAACSSTTGGIPAPAPSTSSSPSGDLPPYGGAPKVDNPLPDSVLSGSPCEALTPQQISKNFGTDVTGEPSSSPLGTKCTWSAPDGGPVLVIFYTTKQKQGLSIVYKQVKPQMKRFDVLPPIQGFPAVAYDKSPGPMSPGCQVAVGLSDTLEFEAGLELGEANRGKADACDLGADAAADAVTTIKQKAGR, encoded by the coding sequence ATGAAACTCCGCGTACCCCTCGTCATGCTCAGTTCTGCCCTGCTGCTCGCTGCCTGCTCCAGCACCACCGGCGGCATCCCGGCGCCCGCACCAAGCACCAGCTCGTCGCCCTCCGGGGACCTGCCTCCGTACGGCGGTGCCCCCAAGGTCGACAACCCGCTTCCGGACTCCGTGCTCTCCGGCAGTCCTTGCGAGGCGCTTACCCCGCAGCAGATCTCCAAGAACTTCGGCACGGACGTCACCGGCGAGCCATCGTCCAGCCCGCTCGGCACGAAGTGCACCTGGTCCGCACCCGACGGCGGCCCGGTGCTGGTGATCTTCTACACCACCAAGCAAAAGCAGGGCCTGAGCATCGTCTACAAGCAGGTCAAACCCCAGATGAAGCGCTTCGACGTGCTCCCGCCGATCCAAGGTTTCCCCGCCGTCGCCTATGACAAGTCGCCCGGGCCGATGTCGCCAGGGTGCCAGGTCGCGGTCGGGCTTTCCGACACTCTCGAGTTCGAAGCCGGGCTCGAACTCGGCGAAGCCAACCGCGGCAAAGCCGACGCCTGTGACCTCGGTGCCGATGCGGCGGCCGACGCGGTCACCACGATCAAGCAGAAAGCCGGGCGGTGA
- a CDS encoding WXG100 family type VII secretion target, translating to MGGNWFEEFLAQARSLTMPIEEIVQHVHASKPETWHEGSAVAKQLAGDQEAVSQQVSEVLGGLESVWKGAAADRVSQRLQMIRSSMSDAQQAFHDNASTHASTASMLENLRNQMPPIPPITSAPTSGLGLFNVDYLKQAVVRSAAEDDANRAYQQFTNQTQDNSSQLKFDYGTIGKYDGSAVTLNQPSGPGPGPDTGPSHPPAHGRGPTPGTNEPWPGTSGHLPRGSGPSSFGPGTSSGPGGTSAPGPQSGTGAPAAPNDRTGTSSYQPPAGLGPSGLTPPAYQPGGFGPGGSGNSGNSLGYTPGVGFAGGFGPTGGGSESGSAPRGTGGVPGAGSRGSGGAPGAGSRAGAGEFGPRGGAEAGRGGAAAGASGQRGAPGAGMGAGGGRGKKEDDAEHDRKYVLDTDDVFAGEDATVDPATGLRATPPTLGA from the coding sequence ATGGGCGGGAACTGGTTCGAGGAGTTTCTCGCGCAGGCGCGGAGCCTGACCATGCCGATCGAGGAGATCGTCCAGCACGTCCACGCCAGCAAACCGGAAACCTGGCACGAGGGAAGCGCGGTCGCCAAGCAGCTCGCCGGCGATCAGGAGGCGGTCAGCCAGCAGGTGTCCGAGGTCCTCGGCGGCCTCGAATCGGTCTGGAAAGGGGCGGCCGCGGATCGGGTTTCGCAGCGGCTGCAGATGATCCGTTCCTCGATGTCGGACGCGCAGCAGGCGTTCCACGACAACGCGAGCACGCACGCCTCGACCGCGTCGATGCTGGAGAACCTGCGCAATCAGATGCCTCCGATCCCGCCCATCACCAGCGCTCCGACCAGCGGCCTCGGCCTGTTCAACGTCGACTACTTGAAGCAGGCCGTCGTGCGTTCCGCCGCCGAAGACGACGCGAACCGGGCGTACCAGCAATTCACCAATCAGACCCAGGACAACTCGAGCCAACTCAAGTTCGACTACGGCACGATCGGCAAGTACGACGGCAGCGCGGTCACCCTCAACCAGCCGTCCGGTCCCGGTCCGGGCCCGGACACCGGCCCGAGTCATCCGCCCGCCCACGGGCGTGGCCCGACGCCGGGAACCAACGAGCCGTGGCCGGGCACCAGCGGACACCTCCCGAGAGGCAGCGGGCCGAGCAGTTTTGGCCCCGGCACCAGCTCCGGGCCGGGCGGAACGAGCGCTCCCGGCCCGCAGTCCGGCACCGGTGCCCCGGCTGCCCCGAACGACCGCACCGGCACCTCCAGCTACCAGCCTCCGGCCGGGCTCGGGCCGTCCGGCCTCACTCCGCCCGCCTACCAGCCGGGCGGCTTCGGTCCCGGCGGGTCGGGGAACTCGGGCAACAGTCTCGGCTACACCCCGGGTGTCGGCTTCGCCGGCGGCTTCGGCCCGACTGGCGGCGGCAGCGAGTCCGGTTCGGCGCCACGCGGTACCGGCGGCGTTCCGGGCGCGGGGTCGCGCGGCAGCGGTGGCGCTCCGGGAGCGGGTTCCCGGGCCGGCGCGGGAGAATTCGGCCCGCGTGGCGGTGCCGAGGCAGGCCGGGGCGGTGCGGCCGCCGGTGCCTCCGGGCAGCGCGGCGCGCCAGGCGCGGGGATGGGCGCGGGCGGCGGGCGCGGCAAGAAGGAGGACGACGCCGAGCACGACCGCAAGTACGTACTCGACACCGACGACGTCTTCGCCGGCGAAGACGCCACGGTCGATCCGGCCACCGGTCTCCGGGCGACCCCGCCCACGCTCGGCGCATGA
- a CDS encoding ESX secretion-associated protein EspG: MTGIDQTVLLPTPALSVAWDMLDLGNVHPMLGARRLWVAESAQRQLHAATIEYLTALGLARDETPTPQFRALLQVIAYAEREFFARSEPSHGPSRSVLIAQRAEDAVQVIATDDRVEIRATAPTRLATTLFDLLPPLPGAPVRAVSVPGASDAAPDPFDEDNNTHEYFNSVLSQPRIAVHQLYVARRSNGTHTTGGPIYALDLESGRVLTYQNTNDRKELIPGDPRAIVKVLNDAIGAL; encoded by the coding sequence ATGACCGGCATCGATCAGACGGTCCTCCTGCCGACCCCGGCCCTGTCCGTCGCCTGGGACATGCTCGACCTCGGCAACGTCCACCCGATGCTCGGCGCACGGCGGCTCTGGGTCGCGGAAAGCGCGCAACGGCAACTGCACGCCGCCACCATCGAATACCTCACCGCGCTCGGCCTCGCGCGCGACGAGACGCCAACGCCGCAGTTCCGGGCGCTGCTGCAGGTCATCGCCTATGCCGAACGCGAGTTCTTCGCCCGCTCAGAGCCGAGCCACGGGCCGAGCCGTTCGGTGCTGATCGCGCAACGAGCCGAGGACGCGGTCCAGGTGATCGCCACGGACGACCGGGTCGAAATCCGGGCGACCGCCCCGACCCGGTTGGCCACCACGCTGTTCGACTTGCTGCCCCCGCTTCCCGGCGCCCCGGTGCGGGCCGTCTCGGTGCCCGGGGCCTCGGACGCGGCACCCGATCCGTTCGACGAGGACAACAACACCCACGAATACTTCAATTCCGTGCTGAGCCAGCCGCGGATCGCCGTGCACCAGCTGTATGTCGCCCGGCGGAGCAACGGAACGCACACCACCGGCGGCCCGATCTACGCGCTGGACCTGGAGTCCGGCCGCGTCCTGACCTACCAGAACACGAACGACCGCAAGGAGCTGATCCCGGGCGATCCACGGGCGATCGTGAAGGTGCTGAACGACGCGATCGGAGCACTCTGA
- a CDS encoding helix-turn-helix domain-containing protein, producing MAKPPISAATRMVGVRVREFRVKAGLSQEQLAERAGVHWTFVSQVERGLRNINLHNLLKFADGLGVNPASLVDGLHPPSVEEQRV from the coding sequence ATGGCCAAGCCTCCGATCTCCGCTGCGACGCGCATGGTCGGCGTGCGGGTGCGCGAATTCCGGGTGAAGGCCGGGCTGAGCCAGGAGCAGCTGGCCGAGCGGGCCGGCGTGCACTGGACGTTCGTGAGCCAGGTCGAACGCGGCCTGCGCAACATCAACTTGCACAACCTGCTCAAATTCGCCGACGGTCTCGGCGTGAATCCAGCGAGCCTGGTGGATGGCCTGCACCCGCCGTCGGTCGAGGAGCAACGGGTCTAG
- a CDS encoding decaprenyl-phosphate phosphoribosyltransferase: MSETTDERTENASGTAESSTASEPAAETTAEETEAVEKAEAADKAGAAEAPAPAAPAASSSPLGLALGVLKTARPKQWVKNVLVFAAPFFAFSKATNRTELVVDALIAFAAFSLTASSVYLINDAVDVEADRAHPTKRNRPIAAGIVPVPVAYAAAVVFFLAGLGLSFAADWKLAIVLAVYEAVQLGYCFGLKHQPVVDLAIVGSGFLMRSIAGGVAGSIAMSQWFLLVTAFGSLFMVAGKRYAEIMLFERTGAKIRSSLKKYSASYLRFVWATSAAILIMSYCLWAFEIRQAEHNSVWAVVSMVPFVIAVLRYAVDVDGGNAGAPDEIALKDRVLQVLGATWVVTLFLSFYL, translated from the coding sequence ATGAGCGAAACGACCGACGAGCGAACCGAAAACGCGTCCGGTACGGCCGAGTCCTCGACAGCCTCGGAACCGGCTGCCGAAACGACCGCCGAGGAGACCGAAGCGGTCGAGAAGGCCGAGGCGGCCGACAAGGCCGGCGCGGCCGAAGCCCCGGCTCCGGCCGCGCCGGCCGCCAGTTCGAGTCCGCTGGGCCTCGCGCTCGGCGTGCTCAAGACGGCGCGGCCGAAGCAGTGGGTGAAGAACGTCCTCGTCTTCGCGGCGCCGTTCTTCGCGTTCTCGAAGGCGACGAACCGGACCGAGCTGGTCGTGGACGCGCTCATCGCGTTCGCGGCGTTCTCGCTCACTGCCTCGTCGGTCTATCTCATCAACGACGCTGTCGACGTCGAGGCCGACCGGGCCCACCCGACCAAGCGCAACCGGCCGATCGCGGCGGGCATCGTGCCGGTTCCGGTCGCCTACGCGGCCGCGGTGGTGTTCTTCCTGGCCGGTCTCGGCCTGTCGTTCGCGGCGGACTGGAAGCTGGCGATCGTGCTGGCGGTCTACGAAGCCGTCCAGCTCGGCTACTGCTTCGGCCTCAAGCACCAGCCGGTGGTGGACCTGGCGATCGTCGGCTCGGGCTTCCTGATGCGCTCGATCGCCGGCGGCGTGGCGGGCAGCATCGCGATGTCGCAGTGGTTCCTGCTGGTCACCGCGTTCGGTTCGCTGTTCATGGTGGCCGGAAAGCGCTACGCGGAAATCATGCTGTTCGAGCGCACCGGCGCGAAGATCCGCTCGTCGCTGAAGAAGTACTCGGCGAGCTACCTGCGCTTCGTGTGGGCGACCTCGGCGGCGATCCTGATCATGTCCTACTGCCTGTGGGCGTTCGAGATCCGCCAGGCCGAGCACAACTCGGTGTGGGCGGTCGTGTCGATGGTCCCGTTCGTGATCGCGGTGCTCCGTTACGCGGTCGACGTCGACGGCGGCAACGCCGGGGCGCCGGACGAGATCGCGCTGAAGGACCGGGTGCTGCAGGTGCTCGGCGCGACCTGGGTCGTGACCTTGTTCCTGTCGTTCTACCTGTGA
- a CDS encoding phosphatase PAP2 family protein produces the protein MLEKGTPRGEAAVLSRTQKVLKKPGTVQVARGMSLFGEHSAGWFALGLLGAALDRDRRKEWLVASAGVVGAHAASIAVKRVVRRPRPDHPSVEVLVGTPSKLSFPSSHATSTTAAAVLYSGLTGRNLVPALVPPMLASRLLLGVHYPTDVLAGAALGGVVGGLIRRKLTKKR, from the coding sequence ATGCTTGAGAAGGGCACCCCGCGCGGCGAGGCCGCCGTCCTCTCCCGCACCCAGAAGGTGCTGAAGAAGCCGGGCACCGTGCAGGTCGCGCGGGGCATGTCGCTGTTCGGCGAGCACAGCGCGGGTTGGTTCGCGCTGGGCTTGCTGGGCGCGGCGCTCGACCGGGACCGGCGCAAGGAATGGCTGGTCGCGTCGGCCGGAGTGGTGGGCGCGCACGCCGCGTCGATCGCGGTGAAGCGGGTCGTGCGGCGGCCCCGTCCAGACCATCCCAGCGTGGAGGTCCTGGTCGGAACGCCGAGCAAGCTGAGCTTCCCCTCGTCGCACGCGACGTCGACGACAGCGGCGGCGGTGCTCTACTCCGGATTGACCGGGCGTAACCTGGTGCCCGCCCTGGTACCGCCGATGCTCGCCTCGAGGCTGCTGCTCGGCGTTCACTATCCGACAGACGTTCTTGCCGGAGCCGCCCTGGGAGGCGTCGTCGGCGGTCTGATCCGACGGAAGCTGACCAAGAAGCGATGA
- the glf gene encoding UDP-galactopyranose mutase, with product MSEHTNSAKSTEDDFRGYDLVVVGSGFFGLTIAERAAAELGKKVLVLERRHHLGGNAYSEVEPETGIEVHRYGAHLFHTSNKRVWEYVNRFTEFTGYQHRVFGKHDGQVYPLPMNLGMINQFFGKSHTPDEARELIAKQAAEFRTEDAQNLEEKAISLIGRPLYEAFIRDYTAKQWENDPKNLGANIITRLPVRYTFDNRYFNDTYEGLPVNGYTAWLEKMAEHENIEIRLNVDYFDVRDLIPAGTPTVYTGPLDRYFDYSAGRFTWRTVDFESEVANTGDYQGTSVVNYNDADVDYTRIIEFRHFHPERDYPKDKTVIFREYSRFAKEDDEPYYPINTAENREKLESYRELAKIEAREKNVLFGGRLGTYKYLDMHMAIGSALSMFDNKIAPHLTEGAPLDGSIDA from the coding sequence GTGAGCGAGCACACGAACTCCGCCAAGAGTACTGAAGACGACTTTCGCGGTTACGACCTCGTCGTCGTCGGGTCCGGTTTCTTCGGCCTGACCATTGCCGAACGGGCCGCGGCCGAGCTGGGCAAGAAGGTCCTGGTCCTCGAGCGCCGCCACCACCTCGGAGGCAACGCCTACTCCGAGGTCGAGCCCGAAACGGGCATCGAGGTGCACCGCTACGGGGCGCACCTCTTCCACACGTCCAACAAGCGGGTGTGGGAGTACGTCAACCGCTTCACCGAGTTCACCGGGTACCAGCACCGGGTCTTCGGCAAGCACGACGGCCAGGTCTACCCGCTGCCGATGAACCTCGGCATGATCAACCAGTTCTTCGGCAAGTCGCACACGCCGGACGAGGCGCGCGAACTGATCGCCAAGCAGGCGGCCGAGTTCCGGACCGAGGACGCGCAGAACCTCGAGGAGAAGGCGATCTCCCTGATCGGCCGCCCCCTCTACGAGGCGTTCATCCGGGACTACACCGCCAAGCAGTGGGAAAACGACCCGAAGAACCTCGGCGCGAACATCATCACCCGGCTGCCGGTCCGGTACACCTTCGACAACCGGTACTTCAACGACACCTACGAGGGTCTCCCGGTCAACGGGTACACCGCGTGGCTCGAGAAGATGGCCGAGCACGAGAACATCGAGATCCGGCTGAACGTCGACTACTTCGACGTGCGCGACCTGATCCCGGCCGGCACCCCGACCGTCTACACCGGGCCGCTGGACCGCTACTTCGACTACTCGGCGGGCCGGTTCACCTGGCGCACCGTCGACTTCGAGTCCGAGGTCGCCAACACCGGTGACTACCAGGGCACTTCGGTCGTGAACTACAACGACGCCGACGTGGACTACACCCGGATCATCGAGTTCCGCCACTTCCACCCGGAGCGGGACTACCCGAAGGACAAGACGGTCATCTTCCGCGAGTACTCCCGGTTCGCGAAGGAAGACGACGAGCCGTACTACCCGATCAACACCGCGGAGAACCGCGAGAAGCTGGAAAGCTACCGCGAGCTGGCGAAGATCGAGGCGCGCGAGAAGAACGTGCTGTTCGGCGGACGGCTGGGCACGTACAAGTACCTCGACATGCACATGGCGATCGGGTCGGCGCTCTCGATGTTCGACAACAAGATCGCTCCGCACCTCACCGAGGGCGCGCCCCTCGACGGGTCGATCGATGCTTGA
- a CDS encoding DUF6541 family protein: MPAPDTFWTYLGAVTAYLAVLAVPGALIGRAAGLRGWALAGLAPLLSYAVTGLAGPWLAMVGLRYNVLTAAACTLLLAGVAYGVRRLCLVRGWIRPGAEEPPVVWTNRAHWAVAACVVVAVGLSIAVVLSARGGTTAVFQRWDTVYHANGIRYIADTGDGSLTGMSTINWYPNGAFYPNGYHLVGALVYEISGTSIPVTLNAVTMPIAGIFALSMVALVRQMGGRAVHAGCTALIAAAATTGAYESVSSGLLPYALGIVLTPLTVVALQRFLVRPGVDTGLVFALSADGLLVAHSSALFGGILFAAPLVLQRWYRSLRKLPVDGVPEGRAGLRAIGRDILFTIPVMVFAVLLAVPQIFGAIQFTSGAYPYNAWGSHLPVMSALNMLATFQQVLHSPQLWLTALLAIGVLSFLRLGRMRWLIVSALGLSGLFVLVTSYGNVPLVISLSRPWWNDRFRLMALAAIPLCLLAGHGMAEVQRWIARLVRSIGWAKERPQVVSRLGIVTAAAVVAATAVLTGGFYRTANATAVSFLYYNGPEGEVTPPVSPDEIAAMEFLGRMGIPPDQKVLNDRLDGTAWMYALTGVHPVAGHYDGSGAISPDAKYLALYFRNYDQDPHVREAVRRLNVHHVLVGSGSIARDVPFSPGLTGLAGMDFLKLEYRNPGAQIYTIIR; this comes from the coding sequence ATGCCTGCACCCGACACCTTCTGGACCTATCTCGGCGCGGTCACCGCCTACTTGGCCGTGCTGGCTGTCCCGGGCGCCCTGATCGGACGTGCCGCGGGACTGCGCGGATGGGCCCTCGCGGGCCTCGCGCCGCTGCTCAGCTACGCCGTCACCGGCCTGGCCGGTCCCTGGCTCGCGATGGTCGGCCTGCGTTACAACGTCCTCACCGCGGCGGCCTGCACGCTGTTGCTGGCGGGCGTCGCGTACGGCGTGCGCCGGCTCTGCCTGGTACGCGGGTGGATCAGGCCGGGCGCGGAGGAACCGCCGGTGGTCTGGACGAACCGGGCGCACTGGGCGGTCGCCGCGTGCGTGGTGGTCGCGGTCGGGCTGTCGATCGCCGTGGTGCTTTCCGCACGGGGCGGCACGACAGCCGTCTTCCAGCGCTGGGACACCGTCTACCACGCGAACGGCATCCGCTACATCGCCGACACCGGCGACGGCTCGCTCACCGGCATGAGCACCATCAACTGGTATCCCAACGGCGCTTTCTACCCGAACGGGTACCACCTGGTCGGCGCGCTGGTGTACGAGATCTCCGGGACGAGCATCCCGGTCACGCTGAACGCCGTCACCATGCCGATCGCGGGCATCTTCGCGCTGTCGATGGTCGCGCTCGTCCGTCAGATGGGCGGCCGGGCGGTGCACGCCGGTTGCACGGCGCTCATCGCCGCAGCGGCCACTACGGGCGCGTACGAGTCGGTTTCGAGCGGCCTGCTCCCGTACGCGCTGGGCATCGTTCTCACTCCGCTGACAGTGGTCGCTCTGCAGCGCTTCCTGGTCCGCCCGGGCGTCGACACCGGGCTGGTGTTCGCGCTCAGCGCGGACGGCCTCCTCGTCGCGCACTCGAGCGCGCTGTTCGGCGGCATCCTCTTCGCCGCGCCGCTGGTGCTTCAGCGCTGGTACCGCTCGCTGCGCAAGCTGCCGGTCGACGGTGTCCCCGAAGGACGCGCCGGGCTGCGCGCGATCGGCCGCGACATCCTGTTCACCATCCCGGTGATGGTGTTCGCCGTTCTGCTGGCGGTGCCGCAGATCTTCGGCGCGATCCAGTTCACCTCCGGCGCGTACCCGTACAACGCGTGGGGCTCGCATCTGCCGGTCATGTCCGCGCTCAACATGCTCGCCACGTTCCAGCAGGTGCTGCACTCGCCGCAGCTGTGGCTGACCGCGCTGCTCGCGATCGGCGTGCTGAGCTTCCTGCGGCTGGGCCGGATGCGCTGGCTGATCGTGTCCGCGCTCGGCCTGTCCGGCCTGTTCGTGCTGGTCACGTCGTACGGCAACGTGCCGCTCGTGATCTCGCTGTCGCGGCCGTGGTGGAACGACCGGTTCCGGCTGATGGCGCTCGCCGCGATCCCGCTCTGCCTGCTCGCCGGGCACGGGATGGCCGAGGTGCAGCGCTGGATCGCCCGGCTGGTCCGGTCGATCGGCTGGGCGAAGGAACGTCCGCAGGTGGTGTCCCGGCTCGGCATCGTGACCGCCGCGGCGGTCGTCGCGGCGACCGCGGTGCTCACCGGCGGCTTCTACCGGACGGCGAACGCGACCGCGGTGTCGTTCCTGTACTACAACGGCCCGGAGGGCGAGGTCACGCCGCCGGTCAGCCCGGACGAGATCGCGGCCATGGAGTTCCTCGGCCGGATGGGCATCCCGCCGGACCAGAAGGTGCTGAACGACCGGCTGGACGGCACTGCCTGGATGTACGCGCTGACCGGGGTGCACCCGGTGGCCGGCCACTACGACGGCAGCGGAGCGATCTCGCCGGACGCGAAATACCTCGCCCTGTACTTCCGCAATTACGACCAGGACCCGCACGTGCGGGAGGCGGTGCGCCGGCTGAACGTGCACCACGTGCTGGTCGGCAGCGGCTCCATCGCGAGGGACGTACCGTTCTCGCCTGGGCTGACCGGTCTCGCCGGAATGGACTTCCTGAAGCTGGAGTACCGCAACCCCGGCGCTCAGATCTACACGATCATCAGGTGA